In Archangium lipolyticum, one DNA window encodes the following:
- a CDS encoding IS110 family RNA-guided transposase, with product MEYIGIDVHKRDSQVCILGEGGEVVLEQRVRTQRERLGELLSKRSKARVLLEASTESEWVARYLEEMGHEVVVADPNFAPMYATRSRRVKTDKRDARSLAEACKLGAYRPAHRASDASRHMKAQLVVREALVRTLTRYISLVSALVRYEGWRIADGEAESFVKRVAALPLPGRLMAQVAPLLNLMQHLNEQIAFMNGVLERVAHKDEQVSRLCTVPQVGPVTACAFVSAVDEPERFSGPHQVEAYLGLVPGEKSSGEKQHRGPITKTGDSRVRWLLIQAALSLLRVKRPETAHLREWAEKIAARRGKKIAVVALARRLAGILFAMMRDGTQYRPPQAQEEEKEAA from the coding sequence ATGGAGTACATCGGCATCGACGTACACAAGCGGGACAGCCAGGTGTGCATCCTGGGGGAGGGTGGCGAGGTGGTGCTGGAGCAGCGGGTGAGGACGCAACGGGAGCGGTTGGGGGAGTTGCTGAGTAAGCGCTCGAAGGCCCGTGTGCTACTGGAGGCCTCCACCGAGAGCGAGTGGGTGGCGCGGTACTTGGAGGAGATGGGCCACGAGGTGGTGGTGGCCGACCCCAACTTCGCCCCTATGTACGCCACGCGCAGCCGTCGGGTGAAGACAGACAAGAGGGATGCGCGCAGCCTGGCGGAGGCGTGCAAGTTGGGGGCGTACCGGCCGGCGCACCGCGCCTCGGATGCCAGCAGACACATGAAGGCGCAGCTGGTGGTGCGCGAGGCGCTGGTGCGCACGCTCACTCGCTACATCAGCCTGGTGAGCGCCCTGGTGCGGTACGAGGGTTGGCGGATAGCGGATGGGGAGGCGGAGTCCTTCGTCAAGCGGGTGGCGGCCCTGCCGCTGCCGGGCAGGCTCATGGCGCAGGTGGCTCCGCTGCTCAATCTCATGCAGCACCTCAACGAGCAGATTGCCTTCATGAATGGGGTGCTCGAGCGAGTGGCCCACAAGGACGAGCAGGTGTCGCGCCTGTGCACGGTGCCGCAGGTGGGGCCGGTGACGGCGTGTGCCTTCGTGTCCGCGGTGGATGAGCCCGAGCGCTTCAGCGGGCCGCACCAGGTAGAGGCGTACCTGGGGCTGGTGCCGGGAGAGAAGAGCTCGGGAGAGAAGCAACACCGAGGCCCCATCACCAAGACAGGAGACAGCCGGGTGCGCTGGCTGCTGATACAAGCAGCCCTCTCCCTGCTGCGGGTGAAGAGGCCAGAAACGGCCCACCTGCGAGAATGGGCCGAGAAGATTGCCGCCCGGCGCGGCAAGAAGATTGCGGTGGTGGCACTGGCACGCAGGCTGGCCGGAATCCTCTTCGCCATGATGCGCGATGGGACGCAATACCGGCCACCCCAAGCACAGGAGGAGGAGAAGGAGGCAGCCTGA